A single region of the Phycisphaerae bacterium RAS1 genome encodes:
- the yicI_1 gene encoding Alpha-xylosidase, translated as MKPGIALMTLLLVPGLFAAPPSVGGYDPVADPNAVSIIGNVRFTALTPRIMRIEYSPSGKFEDRASYAFVNRKTPVPAFRKVQRGAIHNVKTELINLFYDTSRAGPPSAANLTAKLVIDGEVIDWSPDMRSTNLGGTTRTLDGVSGSCELEPGIFSREGFTLIDDSKSIVFDHREGTDWPWAAARPDPAATDWYLFVHGSDYKGALADFTAVAGRIPLPPRYALGAWWSRYWAYSDGELRQLVKEFREHDVPLDVLVVDMDWHLDGWTGYSWNPQYFPDPDGFLKWTAEEKLRVPLNLHPADGVGKHETRFKEFCEAVGVDAATTDRVPFDCTDPKFVKAYFEVLHHPLEKQGIDFWWMDWQQGRASQVDGLDPLPWLNYLHWTDWERNPGVKPSRPLVFSRWGGLGNHRYQVGFSGDTFCDWPSLAFQPSFTATAGNVGYAWWSHDIGGHQPGKVDPELYARWIQWGAFSPVLRTHTTKNPLAERRIWEFPPEFYNAMKAAWRLRYSLLPYTYSAGRECYDTGVPLCRPLYYHWPLIDRAYNTPGQYMFGESLMIAPVLEPRNPANRLASIKVWIPPGEWTLWAEGRQFAGPSEARLLVPMDTIPIFVRAGDVLPMANVGRNSEDSGTDTLTLVGNAPGWGDTRLYEDDGLTQAYQKGEFAWTPIKSGGQSGFREVTLRPAQGTFPGAVDSRILTYRARNLPQPTKVVLNGEPLAQSEWSFDNGFNFSVQLPPRPVKEETKLRVEYEPNAALEKLLADGLAGDLRVLAQLSQELGEAAPPELAASLQAAALLAKGGNTSEAQAAAYVGKRFALAAKVAVSALPEPRRSEFVCRLLGLWTKLSLVALDGGNQPPTLTANAEVALSSPFVASKDVQKRVRFVPPENWKLAPGLKLEQESRDDVMNCGAALESSGPPQTGVLRAEIELTAGETKIAVPIEQVLYPSINAWWILGPMTPTVPESLDAEMAAMTSIDDSRSYDGKDGKPARWRRFERKADAASAMNEFFINFTNVYGERTYGTNAYVATILKSPRDQEATLAVGSDDGVIVWLNGQEVHRYPHGRAYASKADRVNVTLKQGTNVLMMRIMQGTGDWGFGVHVETRAGKPLPEVEVSLRP; from the coding sequence ATGAAACCAGGCATCGCCCTTATGACGCTGCTGCTAGTTCCCGGTCTGTTTGCCGCACCGCCGTCGGTGGGCGGGTACGACCCGGTCGCGGACCCGAACGCCGTTTCGATCATTGGAAACGTGCGCTTCACCGCACTGACGCCGCGGATCATGCGGATCGAGTACTCGCCGAGCGGAAAATTCGAGGACCGCGCCTCGTACGCGTTCGTGAATCGTAAGACGCCGGTGCCGGCGTTTCGCAAGGTGCAGCGCGGAGCGATTCACAACGTCAAGACCGAGCTGATCAACCTGTTCTACGACACGAGCCGGGCGGGGCCGCCCAGCGCCGCGAACCTGACCGCGAAGCTGGTCATTGACGGTGAAGTCATCGACTGGTCTCCCGATATGCGCAGCACGAACCTCGGCGGAACGACGCGCACGCTTGACGGCGTCTCCGGCTCTTGCGAACTGGAGCCGGGCATTTTCTCGCGCGAGGGCTTTACGCTCATCGACGACTCGAAGTCGATCGTCTTCGACCACCGCGAGGGAACCGACTGGCCGTGGGCGGCGGCGCGGCCCGATCCGGCGGCGACCGACTGGTACCTGTTCGTCCACGGCAGCGACTACAAGGGCGCGCTCGCGGATTTCACAGCGGTCGCCGGTCGGATTCCTCTGCCGCCGCGATATGCGCTGGGGGCGTGGTGGTCGCGCTACTGGGCCTATTCCGACGGCGAACTGCGGCAGCTCGTGAAGGAGTTCCGCGAGCACGACGTGCCGCTGGATGTGCTGGTGGTGGATATGGACTGGCACCTCGACGGCTGGACGGGCTACTCCTGGAATCCGCAGTATTTTCCCGATCCCGACGGGTTTCTGAAATGGACGGCGGAGGAGAAGCTCCGCGTCCCGCTGAATCTTCACCCGGCCGACGGCGTCGGCAAGCATGAGACGCGCTTCAAGGAATTCTGCGAGGCGGTCGGCGTCGACGCCGCGACGACGGACCGCGTGCCATTCGATTGCACCGATCCGAAATTCGTCAAGGCGTATTTCGAGGTGCTGCACCACCCGCTTGAGAAACAGGGAATCGATTTCTGGTGGATGGACTGGCAGCAGGGCCGCGCGTCGCAGGTCGACGGGCTGGACCCGCTGCCGTGGCTGAACTACCTGCACTGGACCGACTGGGAGCGCAACCCTGGGGTCAAGCCGAGCCGGCCTCTGGTCTTCAGCCGCTGGGGCGGGCTGGGCAATCACCGCTATCAGGTCGGCTTTTCCGGCGACACGTTCTGCGACTGGCCGTCGCTGGCGTTTCAGCCGAGCTTCACCGCGACCGCCGGGAACGTCGGTTATGCGTGGTGGAGCCACGACATCGGCGGGCATCAGCCGGGCAAGGTCGATCCGGAGCTGTACGCGCGCTGGATTCAGTGGGGCGCGTTCAGCCCCGTGCTGCGGACGCATACCACCAAAAACCCGCTGGCCGAGCGGCGCATCTGGGAGTTCCCGCCGGAGTTTTACAACGCAATGAAGGCGGCCTGGCGGCTGCGCTATTCGCTGCTGCCGTACACGTACAGCGCCGGGCGGGAATGCTATGACACGGGCGTGCCGCTGTGCCGGCCGCTGTACTACCACTGGCCGCTGATCGACCGGGCCTACAACACGCCGGGGCAATACATGTTCGGCGAGAGTCTGATGATCGCACCGGTGCTGGAGCCGCGCAACCCGGCCAACCGGCTGGCATCGATCAAGGTCTGGATTCCGCCGGGAGAATGGACGCTGTGGGCCGAGGGGCGGCAGTTCGCGGGCCCGAGCGAGGCGCGGCTGTTAGTGCCGATGGACACGATTCCGATCTTCGTCCGCGCGGGCGACGTGCTGCCGATGGCAAACGTCGGCAGAAACAGCGAGGACAGCGGAACGGACACGCTCACGCTGGTCGGCAACGCACCCGGCTGGGGCGACACGCGGCTCTACGAAGACGACGGCCTGACGCAGGCGTACCAGAAAGGCGAATTCGCCTGGACGCCCATCAAGTCCGGCGGCCAGAGCGGATTTCGCGAGGTGACGCTGCGCCCGGCGCAGGGGACGTTTCCGGGCGCGGTCGATTCACGGATTCTGACCTATCGCGCGCGCAACCTGCCGCAGCCGACGAAGGTGGTGCTGAACGGCGAGCCGCTGGCGCAGTCCGAGTGGTCGTTTGACAACGGGTTCAATTTCAGCGTTCAGCTTCCACCGCGTCCGGTGAAAGAGGAAACGAAGCTGCGCGTGGAATACGAACCGAACGCGGCGCTCGAGAAGCTGCTGGCTGACGGGCTGGCGGGCGACCTGCGTGTGCTCGCCCAGCTTTCGCAGGAGTTGGGCGAGGCGGCGCCGCCGGAGCTGGCCGCGTCGCTTCAGGCGGCGGCGCTGCTCGCCAAGGGTGGAAACACGAGCGAGGCGCAGGCGGCGGCGTACGTCGGCAAGCGCTTCGCGCTGGCGGCGAAGGTCGCCGTGTCGGCGTTACCCGAGCCGCGCCGCTCGGAGTTTGTTTGCCGACTGCTGGGACTCTGGACCAAGCTGAGCCTGGTGGCGCTGGACGGCGGCAACCAGCCCCCCACGCTGACCGCCAATGCCGAGGTCGCGCTGAGCTCGCCGTTTGTCGCCAGCAAAGACGTCCAGAAGCGCGTCCGCTTCGTGCCGCCGGAGAATTGGAAACTCGCCCCCGGCCTGAAGCTGGAGCAGGAGTCGCGCGACGACGTGATGAACTGCGGCGCGGCGCTTGAATCCTCCGGTCCGCCGCAGACCGGCGTGCTGCGGGCGGAGATTGAGCTGACGGCCGGCGAGACGAAGATCGCCGTGCCGATCGAACAGGTGCTCTATCCGTCGATTAACGCCTGGTGGATTCTCGGGCCGATGACGCCGACCGTGCCGGAATCGCTCGATGCGGAGATGGCCGCGATGACGTCGATCGACGATTCACGGTCGTATGACGGTAAGGACGGCAAGCCGGCCCGCTGGCGGCGCTTCGAGCGAAAGGCGGACGCGGCCTCGGCGATGAACGAGTTCTTTATCAACTTCACCAATGTCTATGGCGAGCGGACGTATGGCACGAACGCCTACGTCGCGACGATTCTGAAGTCGCCGCGCGACCAGGAGGCGACTCTGGCGGTGGGCAGCGACGACGGCGTGATCGTCTGGCTGAATGGGCAGGAAGTGCACCGCTATCCGCACGGCCGCGCGTACGCCTCCAAGGCGGACCGAGTCAACGTGACGCTGAAGCAGGGAACCAATGTGCTGATGATGCGGATCATGCAGGGCACGGGCGACTGGGGTTTCGGCGTGCACGTCGAGACACGCGCGGGCAAGCCGCTGCCGGAGGTTGAAGTCTCGCTGCGACCCTGA